In the genome of Gordonia rubripertincta, one region contains:
- the ligA gene encoding NAD-dependent DNA ligase LigA, producing MAETTESERPATEQSGPEGDLREQWTELAEEIREHQFRYYVKDAPVITDGEFDALLRRLQDLEERHPELATPDSPTKLVGGGFSTAFSPADHLERMMSLDNVFDYDEMTSWVERVNSDAGVKAEFLCELKIDGVALALVYRNGVLERGVTRGDGRTGEDVSLNARTIEDIPQRLTASDEYPIPHVLEVRGEVFFRVEDFEALNASLVADGKPPFANPRNSAAGSLRQKNPQVTARRRLRMICHGIGHTEGWRPASLHDAYLALGAWGLPVSTHTTKASDATEILDKISYWGEHRHDVEHEIDGIVVKVDDFTLQRRLGSTSRAPRWAIAYKYPPEEATTKLRDIQVGVGRTGRVTPFAVLEPVLVAGSTVSRATLHNGSEVKRKGVLIGDTVTIRKAGDVIPEVLGPVVDLRDGSEVEFEMPERCPECGTPLRPEKESDVDVRCPNQESCPAQLRERLFHLAGRGSFDIEALGYEAATALLTAKVIRNEGDLFSITADDLARTELFTTKAGALSANGKRLLANLDKAKDVALWRVLVGLSIRHVGPTAARALATEFGSLEAIESADVEQLANVEGLGMTLAQSIHDWFTVGWHREIVEKWRAAGVSMEDQRDDSIARTLEGKTIVVTGSLVDFSRDGAKEAILQRGGKASGSVSKKTDYVVVGDSPGSKADKAEQLGVPVLDEDAFKRLLETGSSD from the coding sequence GTGGCAGAAACAACGGAGTCGGAGCGCCCGGCGACCGAGCAGTCGGGACCCGAGGGAGACCTTCGCGAGCAGTGGACCGAACTCGCCGAGGAAATCCGCGAGCATCAGTTCCGCTACTACGTGAAGGATGCGCCGGTCATCACCGACGGCGAGTTCGACGCGCTCCTCCGACGCCTGCAGGATCTCGAGGAACGCCATCCCGAGCTCGCAACCCCCGATTCGCCGACCAAGCTGGTCGGCGGCGGTTTCTCCACGGCATTCTCCCCGGCCGACCATCTCGAGCGGATGATGTCGCTGGACAACGTCTTCGACTATGACGAGATGACCTCGTGGGTCGAGCGCGTCAACTCCGACGCCGGCGTCAAGGCCGAGTTCCTCTGTGAACTCAAGATCGACGGGGTCGCGCTCGCGCTGGTCTACCGCAACGGTGTCCTGGAACGCGGTGTCACCCGCGGGGACGGGCGCACGGGCGAAGACGTCTCGCTCAACGCCCGCACCATCGAGGACATCCCGCAGCGCCTCACCGCCTCCGACGAGTACCCGATCCCGCACGTCCTCGAGGTTCGCGGCGAGGTCTTCTTCCGGGTCGAGGATTTCGAGGCGCTCAACGCATCGCTGGTGGCCGACGGCAAGCCGCCCTTCGCCAATCCCCGCAATTCGGCGGCCGGCTCGCTGCGGCAGAAGAATCCGCAGGTCACGGCCCGTCGCAGACTGCGGATGATCTGTCACGGTATCGGGCACACCGAGGGCTGGCGACCAGCATCGCTGCACGACGCGTACCTCGCGCTGGGTGCGTGGGGACTCCCCGTGTCGACCCACACCACCAAGGCGTCGGACGCCACCGAGATCCTGGACAAGATCTCCTACTGGGGTGAACACCGCCACGACGTCGAGCACGAAATCGACGGCATCGTGGTCAAGGTCGACGACTTCACCCTGCAGCGCCGCCTCGGTTCCACCTCGCGCGCGCCGCGCTGGGCGATCGCGTACAAGTACCCGCCGGAGGAGGCCACCACCAAGCTGCGCGACATCCAGGTCGGCGTCGGTCGCACCGGCCGCGTCACGCCTTTCGCGGTTCTCGAACCGGTCCTCGTTGCCGGGTCCACCGTGTCCCGCGCGACCCTTCACAACGGCTCGGAGGTCAAGCGCAAGGGCGTGCTCATCGGCGACACGGTGACCATTCGCAAGGCCGGCGACGTGATTCCCGAGGTGCTCGGTCCGGTCGTCGACCTGCGCGACGGCTCCGAGGTCGAGTTCGAGATGCCCGAACGCTGCCCGGAATGCGGTACGCCGCTGCGCCCGGAGAAGGAATCCGACGTCGACGTCCGGTGTCCGAACCAGGAGAGTTGCCCGGCGCAGTTGCGGGAGCGGCTATTTCATCTCGCCGGTCGTGGATCCTTCGATATCGAGGCTCTCGGTTACGAGGCCGCGACCGCGCTGCTGACGGCGAAAGTGATCCGCAACGAGGGCGACCTGTTCTCCATCACCGCCGACGACCTCGCCCGCACGGAACTGTTCACGACGAAGGCCGGCGCGTTGTCGGCGAACGGCAAACGCCTGCTGGCCAACCTCGACAAGGCGAAGGACGTGGCGTTGTGGCGAGTGCTGGTGGGTCTGTCGATCCGCCACGTCGGTCCCACTGCTGCGCGTGCGCTGGCGACCGAATTCGGTTCGCTGGAGGCCATCGAATCCGCCGACGTCGAACAGTTGGCGAACGTCGAGGGGCTCGGTATGACCCTCGCGCAGTCGATCCACGACTGGTTCACCGTGGGCTGGCATCGCGAGATCGTCGAGAAGTGGCGCGCGGCAGGCGTTTCCATGGAGGACCAGCGCGACGACTCGATCGCGCGAACGCTCGAGGGCAAGACCATCGTCGTGACCGGATCGCTGGTGGACTTCTCCCGTGACGGCGCCAAAGAGGCGATCCTGCAACGCGGTGGCAAGGCTTCGGGGTCGGTGTCGAAGAAGACCGACTACGTGGTCGTCGGCGATTCGCCGGGAAGCAAGGCCGACAAGGCCGAACAGCTCGGCGTCCCGGTCCTCGACGAGGACGCGTTCAAACGACTGCTGGAGACCGGCAGTTCGGACTAG
- the gatC gene encoding Asp-tRNA(Asn)/Glu-tRNA(Gln) amidotransferase subunit GatC: MAGEPKSISREEVAHLARLSRLALSEDELDVYAEQLDSILTHVASVSEVAADDVPGTAHPAELANVLRPDVVVPGLSTDAALSGAPAVEQDRFAVPQILGEEQ, from the coding sequence GTGGCTGGCGAACCGAAGTCCATATCGCGTGAAGAGGTCGCGCACCTGGCGCGATTGTCGCGACTGGCGCTGAGCGAGGACGAACTCGATGTCTACGCCGAGCAGCTGGACTCCATCCTGACCCACGTCGCGTCCGTGTCGGAGGTGGCCGCCGACGACGTACCCGGCACCGCGCATCCGGCCGAGCTCGCCAATGTGCTGCGCCCCGACGTGGTCGTGCCCGGTCTGAGCACCGACGCCGCGCTGTCCGGTGCGCCGGCCGTCGAGCAGGACCGTTTCGCCGTTCCGCAGATCCTGGGAGAAGAGCAGTGA
- a CDS encoding cysteine desulfurase family protein → MPPRTSVYLDHAASTRMLPEAVEAMTAVFGAPGNASSLHGSGRTARRRLEEAREAIAAAVGARPSEVIFTGGGTESDNLAIKGIYWARRRDDDQRRRIIVSAVEHHAVLDPAQWLAADAGAELVVLPVDADGVVSPADLRAELEAHADQTALISVMWANNEVGSIQPIAEIAALGAEFGVPVHSDAIQAVGHLPVDFAAGGLSALSLAAHKFGGPQGVGALLLGREIACVPLQHGGGHERDVRSGTQDVAGAAGMAAALTWCVEHMEENTARVRALASRLSEILLGVEGAVLNGAPADARLPGNVHVSFAGCEGDSLLMLLDAKGIECSTGSACTAGVAQASHVLLAMGLDMADARSSLRFSLSHTTTDADIDAVAQVIDEVVGRARAAGLVTAPGGKVS, encoded by the coding sequence GTGCCGCCGCGCACGTCCGTCTACCTCGACCACGCCGCTTCGACGCGGATGCTGCCCGAAGCTGTCGAGGCGATGACCGCTGTCTTCGGTGCCCCGGGCAACGCCTCGTCCCTGCACGGTTCCGGGCGGACCGCCCGACGCCGCCTCGAGGAGGCGCGCGAGGCGATCGCCGCGGCCGTCGGTGCGCGGCCGTCGGAGGTCATCTTCACCGGAGGCGGCACCGAGTCGGACAACCTCGCCATCAAGGGCATCTACTGGGCCCGTCGCCGCGACGACGACCAGCGTCGCCGCATCATCGTGTCGGCGGTCGAGCACCACGCCGTCCTCGACCCCGCGCAGTGGCTGGCGGCCGACGCCGGCGCGGAACTCGTGGTGCTGCCGGTCGACGCCGACGGCGTCGTCTCACCCGCCGATCTGCGGGCCGAACTCGAGGCGCACGCCGACCAGACAGCCCTCATCTCGGTCATGTGGGCCAACAACGAGGTGGGTTCCATCCAGCCCATCGCCGAGATCGCCGCGCTCGGAGCGGAGTTCGGTGTCCCGGTGCACTCCGACGCCATCCAGGCCGTCGGCCACCTGCCGGTCGACTTCGCCGCCGGTGGACTGTCTGCGCTGAGCCTCGCCGCCCACAAATTCGGCGGTCCGCAGGGCGTCGGCGCGCTGCTGCTCGGTCGCGAGATCGCCTGTGTCCCGCTGCAGCACGGTGGCGGCCACGAACGGGACGTGCGGTCGGGAACCCAGGACGTCGCCGGCGCCGCCGGGATGGCCGCCGCGCTGACCTGGTGCGTCGAGCACATGGAGGAGAACACCGCTCGCGTGCGTGCGCTTGCGTCGCGACTGTCCGAGATCCTGCTCGGTGTCGAGGGTGCGGTGCTCAACGGTGCGCCGGCGGACGCCCGTCTGCCCGGAAACGTCCATGTCTCCTTCGCCGGCTGCGAGGGGGACTCCCTGTTGATGCTGCTCGACGCCAAAGGCATCGAGTGCTCCACCGGTTCCGCGTGCACCGCGGGTGTCGCGCAGGCTAGTCACGTACTGCTCGCGATGGGACTCGACATGGCCGACGCCCGGTCGTCACTGCGGTTCTCGCTCTCCCACACCACCACCGACGCCGACATCGACGCGGTGGCCCAGGTCATCGACGAGGTCGTGGGCCGAGCTCGTGCCGCCGGCCTCGTCACCGCACCCGGCGGAAAGGTCTCCTGA
- a CDS encoding alpha/beta-hydrolase family protein, which yields MYSPAASSTHTGQHLPHPVVVVSVVVAYVVALFPGTLPRDALTTTIGATGVTALGAVVGMLLSWRASRRRRQPDRQSRRVVLGVGVLVAAGAAGLAVWWQNLIRAAVGAGPAGPDWWAGATLAPLTAVAAIVAIPRVTAVIAASAVALTAGLLTPASAGADEGQRLPGTVIVSKSGTLLRGELSAPEFRRPATQLVQSWVADDGLSAEAVIVAVPTGSGWVDQAAVAGFVDRFGGDVRILTLPYAGVPSWKAFISDDAAATDSSIALVGEVAKALESRPEPDRPRLVLYGQSLGAIGADAARIWLEDNHPDLLAETVLTAPPAGTVAEVSATPRVVVANRSDPVVRWSLSSLWRPPSEPAEIVLGGRQVPQVPWLPVVSFLQTSVDLLAALDGPTGVGHRYGVEQARAVSDVPR from the coding sequence ATGTACTCGCCCGCAGCATCGTCGACGCACACCGGTCAACACCTGCCTCACCCCGTCGTCGTGGTCAGCGTCGTCGTCGCATATGTCGTCGCCCTCTTTCCCGGTACGCTCCCGCGCGATGCGCTGACGACCACGATCGGGGCGACCGGCGTCACGGCGCTGGGCGCGGTCGTCGGAATGTTGTTGTCATGGAGAGCATCCCGCCGCCGAAGACAACCGGACCGGCAATCGCGGCGCGTCGTCCTCGGTGTCGGCGTGCTCGTCGCGGCCGGAGCTGCGGGACTGGCGGTGTGGTGGCAAAACCTGATCCGTGCCGCCGTCGGAGCGGGGCCGGCCGGCCCCGACTGGTGGGCCGGGGCAACACTGGCACCGCTCACAGCGGTCGCAGCGATCGTAGCCATCCCCCGCGTCACCGCAGTCATCGCGGCGTCGGCGGTCGCCCTCACCGCGGGCCTTCTCACTCCCGCGTCCGCGGGCGCCGACGAGGGACAACGGCTGCCGGGTACCGTCATCGTCTCCAAATCCGGGACGCTGTTGCGCGGCGAACTCTCGGCCCCGGAATTCCGGCGTCCGGCAACACAATTGGTTCAGTCGTGGGTGGCCGACGACGGGCTTTCGGCAGAGGCGGTGATCGTGGCCGTACCCACCGGATCGGGCTGGGTCGACCAGGCCGCGGTGGCCGGCTTCGTCGACCGCTTCGGCGGCGACGTCCGAATCCTGACACTCCCCTACGCCGGCGTCCCGTCGTGGAAGGCGTTCATCTCCGACGACGCGGCGGCAACGGACTCGTCGATCGCGCTGGTCGGCGAGGTCGCGAAGGCCCTGGAGAGCCGGCCCGAACCTGACCGCCCCCGACTGGTGCTGTACGGCCAGAGCCTGGGCGCGATCGGGGCCGACGCCGCCCGGATCTGGCTCGAGGACAATCACCCGGACCTCCTCGCGGAGACGGTCCTGACCGCGCCGCCGGCCGGGACGGTCGCCGAGGTGTCGGCGACACCGCGGGTGGTCGTCGCCAATCGCAGCGATCCGGTGGTCCGCTGGTCACTCAGTTCGTTGTGGCGTCCCCCGAGCGAACCCGCGGAGATAGTGCTCGGCGGTCGGCAGGTACCCCAGGTCCCGTGGCTGCCGGTGGTCAGCTTCCTACAGACCAGCGTCGACCTGCTGGCCGCACTCGACGGCCCCACCGGCGTCGGCCATCGCTACGGGGTCGAGCAGGCGCGTGCGGTCAGCGATGTGCCGCGATGA
- a CDS encoding O-acetyl-ADP-ribose deacetylase — MTSITLVQGDITLQTVDAIVNAANSTLLGGGGVDGAIHRRGGPAILAECKELRAGRYRRGLPVGEAVATTAGDLDARWVIHTVGPVHSHDEDRSEFLVSCYRESLRVADELGATTIAFPAISTGVYGWPMDDGAHRAVETVRSTDTTMTEIRFVLFDPRAYRAFEKALNG, encoded by the coding sequence ATGACCTCCATCACACTCGTGCAGGGAGACATCACCCTCCAGACGGTCGACGCCATCGTCAACGCCGCCAATTCGACGCTCCTCGGCGGTGGCGGGGTCGACGGCGCCATCCACCGCCGTGGCGGTCCGGCGATCCTCGCCGAATGCAAGGAGCTACGGGCCGGTCGGTACCGACGCGGACTCCCCGTCGGCGAGGCGGTCGCGACCACCGCGGGCGACCTGGACGCACGCTGGGTGATCCACACGGTCGGGCCGGTACACTCCCACGACGAGGACCGCTCCGAGTTCCTGGTCTCCTGCTACCGCGAATCCCTGCGCGTGGCAGACGAATTGGGTGCGACGACGATCGCCTTCCCGGCCATCTCGACCGGCGTCTACGGCTGGCCGATGGACGACGGCGCACACCGGGCCGTCGAAACGGTCCGATCCACGGACACCACGATGACCGAGATCCGGTTCGTGCTGTTCGACCCACGGGCGTACCGCGCGTTCGAGAAGGCGCTCAATGGTTGA
- a CDS encoding MmcQ/YjbR family DNA-binding protein — MPHPIMFDDSDPVLGRVREIALALPDATEVVAHGRPTFRCGKMFANYGGGLKGGKVRYDQSVLFIPDEAEKPALEEDPRFYVPAYYGPFGWLGLILDDATDWDEVAELLDASYRHVAPKRSLAKLDG; from the coding sequence GTGCCGCATCCGATCATGTTCGACGACTCCGACCCGGTCCTGGGTCGCGTGCGCGAGATCGCCCTTGCGTTGCCCGACGCCACCGAGGTCGTGGCCCACGGTCGCCCGACCTTCCGATGCGGCAAGATGTTCGCGAACTACGGCGGTGGCCTGAAAGGCGGCAAGGTCCGGTACGACCAGTCGGTCCTTTTCATCCCCGACGAGGCGGAGAAGCCCGCGCTCGAAGAGGACCCGCGGTTCTACGTTCCCGCCTACTACGGCCCCTTCGGCTGGCTCGGCCTGATCCTCGACGACGCCACCGACTGGGACGAGGTCGCCGAACTGCTCGACGCCAGCTACCGGCACGTCGCGCCGAAACGGTCGCTGGCGAAGCTCGACGGCTGA
- the gatA gene encoding Asp-tRNA(Asn)/Glu-tRNA(Gln) amidotransferase subunit GatA: MSPASHAAAPRPAGDLTGLSAAELATKIATREVSSVEVTQAHLDRIAEVDGELGAFLHVSGAEALVAAKAADDAIASGDAVSSLAGVPIALKDVFTTTDAPTTCGSKILEGWVPPYDAAVTERLRAAGIPILGKTNMDEFAMGSSTENSAYQLTRNPWDPTKIPGGSGGGSAAALAAYEAPLAIGTDTGGSIRQPAAVTATVGVKPTYGTVSRYGLVACASSLDQGGPCGRTVLDTAMLHEVIAGHDPRDSTSINVPVPDVVAAARQGAEQDLKGVKIGVVTELQGEGYQSGVLDSFHQAVKLLEERGAEVVEVSCPHFTYALGAYYLILPSEVSSNLARFDAMRYGLRVGDDGSHSADEVMALSREAGFGPEVKRRIMIGTYALSSGYYDAYYGQAQKVRTLISRDFTTAFEKVDVLISPTTPTTAFPIGEKVDDPLAMYLFDLCTLPVNLAGIGSMSVPSGLSEDDGMPVGLQIMAPALADDRLYRVGASYEAARGAII, encoded by the coding sequence GTGAGCCCCGCGTCGCACGCCGCAGCGCCTCGTCCCGCCGGTGACCTGACCGGCCTGTCCGCCGCCGAACTCGCCACCAAGATCGCGACCCGCGAGGTCAGCTCGGTGGAGGTCACGCAGGCCCACCTCGATCGCATCGCCGAGGTGGACGGCGAGCTCGGAGCCTTCCTGCACGTCAGCGGCGCCGAGGCGCTCGTCGCCGCCAAGGCCGCCGATGACGCGATCGCCTCGGGCGACGCCGTGTCGTCACTCGCCGGTGTGCCGATTGCACTCAAGGACGTCTTCACCACCACCGACGCCCCCACCACGTGCGGCTCCAAGATCCTCGAGGGATGGGTTCCGCCCTACGACGCCGCGGTCACCGAACGTCTGCGCGCCGCGGGCATCCCGATCCTCGGCAAGACCAACATGGACGAGTTCGCCATGGGCAGCTCGACCGAGAACTCCGCCTATCAGCTGACCCGAAACCCGTGGGACCCCACCAAGATCCCGGGTGGCTCGGGTGGCGGCAGCGCCGCGGCACTCGCTGCGTACGAGGCGCCGCTGGCGATCGGCACCGACACCGGTGGCTCGATCCGTCAGCCGGCCGCGGTCACCGCGACCGTCGGCGTCAAGCCCACCTACGGAACCGTGTCGCGCTACGGGCTCGTCGCCTGCGCGTCGTCGCTGGACCAGGGCGGCCCTTGTGGCCGTACGGTTCTCGACACCGCGATGCTGCACGAGGTCATCGCCGGACACGACCCACGCGACTCGACGTCCATCAACGTCCCGGTGCCCGACGTGGTCGCCGCCGCCCGCCAAGGCGCCGAGCAGGATCTGAAGGGCGTCAAGATCGGTGTCGTCACCGAGCTGCAGGGTGAGGGCTACCAGTCCGGTGTGCTCGACTCGTTCCACCAGGCCGTCAAGCTCCTCGAAGAGCGCGGCGCCGAGGTCGTCGAGGTCAGTTGCCCGCACTTCACCTACGCGCTCGGCGCGTACTACTTGATCCTCCCGTCCGAGGTGTCGTCGAACCTCGCACGCTTCGACGCCATGCGGTACGGTCTGCGCGTCGGCGACGACGGTTCGCATTCGGCCGACGAGGTCATGGCACTGTCCCGCGAGGCCGGTTTCGGCCCAGAGGTCAAGCGCCGCATCATGATCGGCACCTACGCACTTTCGTCGGGCTACTACGACGCCTACTACGGCCAGGCCCAGAAGGTCCGCACGCTGATCTCGCGCGACTTCACCACCGCCTTCGAGAAGGTCGACGTGCTGATCTCGCCGACCACGCCGACCACCGCCTTCCCGATCGGGGAGAAGGTCGACGACCCGCTGGCGATGTACCTGTTCGACCTCTGCACCCTGCCGGTGAACCTGGCCGGGATCGGGTCGATGTCGGTGCCGTCGGGTCTGTCCGAGGACGACGGAATGCCGGTCGGCCTGCAGATCATGGCGCCCGCACTCGCCGACGACCGGCTGTACCGGGTCGGCGCATCGTACGAGGCGGCTCGCGGCGCGATCATCTGA
- a CDS encoding sensor histidine kinase — MFGLRKHLRAAGGDFVDWASTAPVAQDPAVRAYFSKRVNWFFLVVALIMYSIAWPTLPVTHSVPTFLLPLVSAFAALPIALAWSAPLVGWAISVVSAQVIGLIVPTHGGWELTIQVTHFIELLVLTFVVMLRCPLRWIPVVWLATSLAVAYAVHPAWIVGISVLAVVVALLRGLMASRRQLAARTRQTEEAEAESAVLQERARIARDLHDVVAHRMSMVVVMSQTARYRIDDVSLAAAAEFDAIADAARTSLDEVRQLLGVLRVEGAEVSAVPNPRLAQIDSLVAETRRAGSEVTLNREVDDGMVGESAALVVYRIIQESLANATRHAPGSRTLVSVTPGEHGAVEVAVVNSAPTAAPLGIGGNGVGIPGMLERAQAVGGSLIAAPTVEGGFAVRACIPATPPRDGVLPDAAASVVTPRVPSSASDQ, encoded by the coding sequence ATGTTCGGTTTACGCAAGCACTTGCGCGCGGCCGGCGGCGACTTCGTCGACTGGGCGTCCACGGCGCCCGTCGCCCAGGACCCCGCGGTGCGCGCCTACTTCTCCAAGCGGGTCAACTGGTTCTTCCTGGTCGTCGCCCTGATCATGTACTCGATCGCCTGGCCGACGTTGCCCGTGACGCATTCCGTACCCACGTTCCTGCTGCCTCTGGTCTCGGCGTTCGCGGCACTGCCGATCGCGCTCGCTTGGTCGGCGCCGCTGGTCGGCTGGGCGATCTCGGTGGTTTCGGCACAGGTCATCGGCTTGATCGTGCCGACGCACGGCGGGTGGGAACTCACCATCCAGGTGACCCACTTCATCGAGTTGCTCGTGCTGACCTTCGTGGTCATGCTCCGCTGTCCGCTGCGGTGGATACCGGTGGTGTGGCTGGCGACCTCCCTCGCCGTCGCCTACGCGGTGCATCCGGCGTGGATCGTGGGCATCTCGGTGCTCGCGGTGGTCGTGGCCCTCCTCCGCGGACTGATGGCGTCGCGCCGTCAGCTCGCCGCCCGCACCAGACAGACCGAAGAGGCCGAGGCGGAGTCCGCGGTGCTGCAGGAGCGTGCACGCATCGCCCGAGACCTGCACGACGTGGTGGCGCACCGGATGTCGATGGTCGTCGTCATGTCGCAGACCGCGCGGTACCGGATCGACGACGTCTCACTCGCTGCCGCAGCCGAATTCGACGCCATCGCCGACGCCGCACGAACGTCGCTCGACGAGGTGCGGCAACTGCTCGGTGTGTTGCGGGTCGAGGGTGCCGAGGTCAGCGCGGTCCCCAATCCGCGCCTGGCGCAGATCGATTCGCTCGTCGCCGAGACCCGGCGCGCCGGCTCCGAGGTCACCCTGAACCGGGAGGTCGACGACGGAATGGTCGGCGAGTCGGCGGCGCTGGTGGTCTACCGAATCATCCAGGAGTCGCTCGCGAACGCCACCCGGCACGCGCCGGGCAGCCGCACCCTGGTGAGCGTCACCCCGGGAGAGCACGGCGCCGTCGAGGTGGCCGTGGTCAATTCGGCCCCGACGGCCGCGCCCCTCGGGATCGGCGGCAACGGCGTCGGCATCCCCGGAATGCTCGAACGTGCGCAGGCAGTTGGTGGTTCGCTCATCGCGGCGCCAACGGTCGAGGGCGGATTCGCGGTGCGCGCGTGTATCCCGGCGACACCGCCTCGCGACGGCGTCCTCCCCGACGCGGCCGCCTCCGTCGTCACGCCGAGAGTCCCCTCCTCGGCCTCCGACCAGTAG
- the mnmA gene encoding tRNA 2-thiouridine(34) synthase MnmA, producing MRVLAAMSGGVDSAVAAARAVDAGHEVVGVHLALSTAPGALRTGSRGCCSREDASDARRAADVLGIPFYVWDFADRFKDDVIDEFVEAYAAGRTPNPCLTCNEKIKFAALADKAIALGFDALATGHYAQLVDGELRRAVDHDKDQSYVLAVLTSEQLSRALFPVGDTPKAEIRAEAARRGLAVADKPDSHDICFIPSGDTRAFLGAKIGIRPGAVVDASSGERLADHEGVHGFTIGQRKGLGIDAPAADGKPRYVTEIDPESGAVTVGTAEDLQVWGITATRAVWTSGITPDEPFEAVVQVRAHGGLAPVTATPTTVDGEPAIDVVLHEPLTGVARGQAAVLYLPDAERGDQVVGCGRIASTSSQPTAVATR from the coding sequence ATGCGCGTACTCGCAGCGATGAGCGGGGGCGTCGACTCGGCGGTCGCGGCCGCACGTGCCGTCGACGCCGGCCACGAGGTCGTCGGCGTCCACCTCGCCCTCTCGACCGCACCGGGGGCCCTGCGCACCGGATCGCGCGGCTGCTGCTCGCGGGAGGACGCGTCCGATGCCCGCCGTGCCGCCGACGTACTGGGAATCCCGTTCTATGTCTGGGATTTCGCCGACCGGTTCAAGGACGACGTCATCGACGAGTTCGTCGAGGCCTACGCCGCCGGACGCACCCCCAACCCGTGCCTGACGTGCAACGAGAAGATCAAGTTCGCCGCGCTCGCCGACAAGGCGATCGCTCTCGGCTTCGACGCTCTCGCCACCGGCCACTATGCGCAGCTCGTCGACGGTGAGCTGCGTCGCGCCGTCGACCACGACAAGGACCAGTCGTACGTCCTCGCCGTCCTCACGAGCGAGCAGCTGTCCCGTGCGCTGTTCCCGGTCGGGGACACCCCGAAGGCCGAGATCCGGGCCGAGGCCGCTCGCCGCGGCCTCGCGGTCGCCGACAAGCCCGACTCCCACGACATCTGCTTCATCCCCAGCGGCGACACCCGCGCCTTCCTCGGCGCCAAGATCGGTATCCGCCCGGGCGCGGTCGTCGACGCCTCCTCCGGTGAGCGCCTCGCCGACCACGAGGGAGTTCACGGCTTCACCATCGGACAGCGCAAGGGTCTCGGCATCGACGCCCCCGCCGCCGACGGCAAGCCCCGCTATGTCACCGAGATCGACCCGGAGTCGGGCGCCGTCACGGTCGGTACCGCCGAGGACCTGCAGGTCTGGGGCATCACCGCGACGCGTGCGGTGTGGACGTCGGGCATCACCCCCGACGAACCGTTCGAGGCCGTCGTCCAGGTGCGTGCACACGGCGGGCTCGCACCCGTCACCGCGACCCCGACCACCGTCGACGGCGAACCCGCGATCGACGTCGTCCTGCACGAGCCGCTGACCGGAGTCGCACGCGGCCAGGCCGCCGTGCTGTACCTGCCCGACGCCGAACGCGGCGATCAGGTCGTCGGATGCGGGCGCATCGCCTCCACCTCGTCGCAGCCGACCGCCGTCGCGACCCGGTGA
- a CDS encoding vitamin-B12 independent methionine synthase: MRAHRLHLVAADRRRDPVTTPGLPTGVGTGVGSMPGTDPRAAAAVVNGELDLAHLVELPGRGAGSDLIGRMAAILVDLPMDTATWGYRLAQRESQLTRRARDFLKEDLDVVEELWETAGFVGTGRPFKVQVAGPFTASASVELPNGHRVLKDPGAVRDIVASTAEGLREHVGEITRRLGAQVVVQIDEPMIGRVIDGTVKPLTRFDPIRAVPAVEAARALTELIEHVDAPVILHDCNRPRWDLLEHLRGVAYSIDVTAPTDADLDGIGMLIDRGDILVAGRVPSTAPKRPINADTVATDLAAIADRIGLNRKVLSENVVVTPTCGLAGASESWAKKALAVSADAGQLLGTDPTAL; the protein is encoded by the coding sequence ATGCGGGCGCATCGCCTCCACCTCGTCGCAGCCGACCGCCGTCGCGACCCGGTGACCACCCCCGGTCTGCCCACCGGCGTCGGAACCGGCGTGGGCTCGATGCCCGGCACCGATCCGCGCGCGGCGGCCGCGGTGGTCAACGGGGAGCTCGACCTCGCGCACCTCGTCGAACTCCCCGGTCGGGGTGCTGGTTCGGACCTGATCGGTCGGATGGCCGCGATCCTCGTCGACCTCCCGATGGACACCGCGACCTGGGGTTACCGTCTGGCGCAACGGGAATCGCAGCTCACCCGCCGCGCCCGCGACTTCCTCAAAGAGGATCTCGACGTCGTCGAAGAACTTTGGGAGACAGCAGGCTTCGTCGGTACCGGCCGGCCGTTCAAGGTCCAGGTCGCCGGTCCGTTCACCGCCTCGGCATCGGTGGAACTGCCCAATGGTCATCGCGTGCTGAAGGACCCGGGCGCGGTCCGCGACATCGTCGCGTCGACCGCGGAAGGACTCCGCGAACACGTCGGAGAGATCACCCGGCGTCTCGGGGCGCAGGTGGTCGTGCAGATCGACGAGCCGATGATCGGCCGGGTCATCGACGGAACCGTCAAGCCCCTCACCCGGTTCGACCCGATCCGCGCGGTGCCGGCCGTCGAAGCGGCGCGGGCTCTCACCGAGCTGATCGAACACGTCGACGCACCGGTGATCCTGCACGACTGCAACCGGCCCCGCTGGGATCTCCTCGAACACCTTCGGGGCGTGGCGTACTCGATCGACGTCACCGCCCCCACCGACGCCGACCTCGACGGCATCGGGATGCTCATCGACCGCGGCGACATCCTCGTCGCCGGTCGCGTCCCGTCCACCGCACCGAAGCGGCCGATCAACGCCGACACCGTCGCGACCGACCTCGCCGCAATCGCCGACCGCATCGGCCTCAACCGGAAGGTGTTGTCCGAGAACGTCGTCGTCACACCGACCTGCGGTCTCGCCGGGGCGTCGGAGAGCTGGGCGAAGAAGGCCCTCGCGGTATCCGCCGACGCGGGTCAGCTGCTCGGCACCGACCCGACCGCGCTCTGA